In the genome of Ziziphus jujuba cultivar Dongzao chromosome 10, ASM3175591v1, the window GTATGATTATTTggtagaataaaaaataaatataaagtgatattatattgattatttatgagtatttaagaaatttaaatttatttattccgacatcaaaataataatatttaaaaaattaccatTTCATTTGATTCTAAAAATAACTATATAGttgctaaaaattataaaaaaataaaataaaattattaaacatattaatacttttaaattttaggaAAATAGATTCTAAAACTCCCAGAAACAATCGCAATCTAACCTTTAGTGGCTTTTCTCAtacaaatagaaaattatttatcttttatttacctcATAAGTAGTAATTTACCTCATTTAAATCTAGAaactcttcttcctcttcttatattaaaaaataaactttattatttattctatttttcttagttatttttataaaaaaatattaatataaaagaaaatgaaaactaacTAAGAAAACTTTAtacatgctatatatatatatatatatatatatgtttctattTTATTGCTTTTCATCTATATAGAATAACACTTtgcaaaatattatgtatagaaaaaaaacactttacaaaatgaaaaattgttaAGTTATtggatagaaataaaaaaaaattaaaacgaaataagaaaattttatacatatctatatatatatatgtatgtatgtttgtattttattgcttttcatccatataaaataacataatatgaAGCACAACAAAGGGTAATCTTGTGTAAATTTGTGCTGGTGTGTAGTGTATAATTAAAAAGCAGTAATGGTAAATTGGCATGCATGTATaatcaaagtcaccgtccaccaaaacctttctttttatttttatcaaaaagagAGATGTTTTACAATTAGGAAACAACAGTGAAAGGCACGCAAGTAATGGACCATTATgtaatactttatatatatatttttttcatccttTGGTTTTCCTCATAAACTAttcaacatcacataaaatagGGACCACCTCATCTTTTATTCATAACAGCATTAGAAACATCATCTTTATTGCTGCCACAGAGTCCCATGCCTCAATAAACCAACATCATGTAAATTTCTGAAAATcaaatctccttttttttttttttttttttttttttttttatgtcccTGGCCATGCATGCTTTATTTAATTTACTTGATATCTCCTCTATTTAATAGCGTCTTCTATTTGTGCATGAATATGCAATATGCtcttcatttatttgttttttgtttgtatgCTTCTATTATTACTCGTCATGATGATTTTTATTAGAGGTTATTGGCATCTATACcttcagaaaaaataaattttaggcACTCTATTTTTAGATGTTACAATTGACAATTTGTTGCGTTTGGACTGATTTTTTACCATAACAAATGGGCTAAGGGTCATTTTGTGTGACTCAAACATCCcatattaaaatgtattttagttaaaaaaaaaaagtttagtacACTTTAGGTATctataattttgaataattgCATCTTAATACTAGTCAAATGGTTTTTGTTATAAGATGAATTTAATAAGATCAAATTgcaataaatcataaattagcTAGGTTCTAAATGAAtgcaatgttttaaaataaaagttaaagtgCATTTCCAAAATATACCAAAACTCAATtaagcttttctttttaattaatttttttttaagtgtgttttgGATGCTCTTATATATCGTCCAtgaatgttgaattaaaatatttaaggtggaacccaattttttttttttggaatagcTTAATTAGTTATGAACACTAGTGATAACTTTTGGATGTAGAGTCAAAGCTTGGTGATGAAATTATTTCTGTCCAATTCAACAAAAAAGGTAgagcacatgtatatatacaaatacatctAATACACTCTTATttagcaaaaaagaaaagaaaaaagaaaaaagaaaaagaaaacaaaaactcttATTATACAttggaaaaccaaaaaagaaaaaggagttcTGACCccacttgattttttttaaccCCTGCTGAAAGAGTTTTTGACCCCacttgatgaatgtatatttgaAAGAGTTTGTATAAAGATTCAGTCTTTCTGACTAAAGTCTTTTTGCAACTACTCTAAATacatttggtgaataaaaaaaatgcctAACTATTCTAAACGTGttttaaccaaaaagaaaaaagaaaaagagacaaCGACTCTAAATATGCATAACCATTTCTTACGCTTTGGTAATTAATGATGCTTTTTGACCTataattaaaaaggaaactaTCCAACAGTTTTTACTTATcccaattattgggttttgttgatgtataaatattaaacaatatttcTCTCCTACCACTAACCAATTCTAGACTCTAGCACTAAAGCCTATAGTTGTCTATATCAATTCCTAACTTGTGTAGCTAGCTGGAATATGGCAAGCAATCATTAATGCCTTCAAACACTCAAATAAGCAGTCTTAGCAAATAAtagcaataaaatatatatgcagaTTGTTTGCATACCACTTTCCTTATCTATACTACGTAAATCTATGTTCAatcacattaatttaaaataaacgtAGTTGTCGTACTTGAAAATAATCAATTACAATAAAGTTCTTGCTATAAAGTTACTTGACAAAGatgacacatatatatattcatggagCTTGTGAGGAACACATTTTTCTAGCAAAGTCCTTGTCTTCCCCAATagtcaaaataatttaatttatttaagagTTGGGTCAGTTAgaatctttttatatattagcaAAGTGACAAAGTTTGGAGCAATCTTACACCTAGAGTTGAGTCCcaaaatcatataatatttgtatttgtattttgtttaatattgtttgttttactgCTTATGCATATTTTAATGTGGacttgtttttggttttgaaaattaattagtttGAAACCATACCTAAAACATTAAAGAAGTGAGAatatctaattcaaaataaataattattagatCAATATTATATGTCTCTTTGGGACAATTTGATTAGTAAAATTTATTGTCTTTgaaatgaaatttgaaattttatacttGTAATTTCGAAGCAACCCCACAAGAAAATCCGCTTGTTATGGCATTGAAAAAAATGCCGCAAagtattttgcattatttttttttttgtggcattTTGAAAAGTAGCTAACAATCAATGTCGTCTTTTTCAAGGCATGTTTTTGAGgcataaaaaattgttattttataaatgccataaaatagttttataacttttttgttAATCTCATTTTTAGTTTTACGGCATTTTTACAACTGCTACAATTTCGCTAATACTTTATGAAATTCTGTAATTTTGTTCTTTCCCAAAATTAGGCAcaaaatattctaattataCTGTGAGATTTTAATAACTAATAcccaaaattggaatttttcatCCAAcgataaatttaatgaaattgaaaCTTCTATTAGATCTTATTAACACCTATTACACTGTAACAACTTTATCCAAATTTATCTAAACACGGTTTAATTTTACTtggtattaaattaattgactcaaaaacaaaaaattaatcaaacgacgttcaaaattcataaattatatactaATGGAAAGCTTGTGGCATTCACATATAAGTCAAATGGACCTATGAGATAGGTAACATATTGGTATATTCACCTTGGTTGTAAAACATCTTTAGTGATCAGAAAACCCCCCTAAAGTTTCGAccaaatttgatattgatgAATCTCTCAAATGATAAGAAATCTTGACAAAGAGAGGTTCGAAATAcattcaaaaggtccaaattGAAGGGGTTAGCATTATAAGGTAGCCTGAAATGGCTGAAATTCTTGTGACCTAACAAACATTGGCAGCGGCTTTCAAACATCAATCCTGGAACGTCATTGACCATAAAAATTTGAGGCTAAGCTTGTTGGGATATGGGCTTACAGGTAGGGTGGCGCATTTGGTGGTTCTTGGTCGAAAAAATGATGAAACTCGTGACACTAGGTTGGCGGTGGTGATGGGTTAGGTTGACCCGCTTCGCCAGTTTTGGATCTATGGATGGTTTTGTGACTTtgggtatttttttaattttttaatgaggGGTACCttcctcaaatatatatatatatatatatgtatgtatatagtcCATTGGGATACTAGTGAACAAAAATTTAGGATTAATTTgagtacaaataaaatatttatgctcaaaactttttcaaaattatagtaTTTTAAATGTAGTTTAAAATTAGGCGTGTCGCTAATTTACGAACTCGTATTAATGAACTCTACACTATAATATATCGGTCAAACCAAAATAGTTCATCattgaaaattcaaattgaaagttCATATACAGTCCAACGGGTCAAATTCgattaaatcatttaaaaacttaaattctAATTTATGTTTCGTATGGattatcacaatttttttttttctcattaccAATTACATATATTCGCTTAAAGTGCTCTCTTGTAACTGTATAACCTTTTTAGAGCACTTGAAGCTTTTAAACTTCTCTTCAATTTCTTATACACAAAACCTAATATATCTTATTCTTTGTCTCAATATTTTCCTCAAGGGAACTCAgctttatattaattttcctCTAAATTTATGTATACATGTTTCACATTCACATTGCATCACAagctttactcttttttttttttttttttttatctcttttcccttttttatcaTGAGTTACTTAACATTATGCTACTGTCGCTTGCAATTTTCCTCTTGGCTTTTTGTTAAATTGTGGATAAAAAAAATGgtgtaagaaaaaaattatgtatactACAGTGCAAACAGCCTGTATGACGTAAACAAGTGAAGCCAGATCAACGCGGTGTAAATAGGCAAGTCCATATCAATACGATGTGGTGTCATAGCCTAGCGTCTACCGCATAAATAGCCAACACAACGAATCCAAATATGGCATAAGGAAGTAGTCATCTCCGGGAAAACAATTCTAAGGTTtgctttcatttattttaaaagtttaattatATTCCCTTAATTAATTTGGATATGATTTTTTTAGATTTCCATTTTATATATTGCATTAAACTTCTAATATGTTCGTCTTTTGAATGCATTTTGTATCGTTGATTTGTGATTAAGTTGCCTAAGCTCATCATAGATAACCCTGACTTTGCTCACTACCACAACAGAACCAAGGTAACCACCAAGTCATCCTGCgtaaacaaattatttaatttcgcAAGTGTAAATGAGCCATCCAACTCAAATTATACGGTTTAAATAAGAAATCCAATAGATTTATCCTATGGGGCTTATATTTCCAGTAACCTTCCTCAACAGTAATAATACTTTTACtcacaattatttttatagctaaaaaaactgattttttttaggttaaaattaaattgttataacCAATGGTAGCTTTAAGCACAACCATCCATTATGGCTAAAATATCCGTggctgtttgtttttttgtttgtttgtttttttttttttttggtgtttatttTCTTAAGGGATTCTTTGAATGAAAGTTCaagataaatagaaaaaatgaagaaagaaaaagagaaaaagataaaaacaaaacattttaccataaaatattttagaaagttTATACTCATAACGAGAggaaattatttttgggcaagttattattttttttatatttatttataaaatttgagtGGATTGTACTGGAAGCATTAAAGTACGACCCACCAAATGATCCAGTCAAAGAGGCTTTGAGACCCACTTAATGGGAAACCAGTTCCAATTACGAATTACACGTAACAATCacgtcataaaataaaataaataatagtgataataataaaagtttctTCCAAGGAAATACTCCAATGTAATTTATAAATCTAGGGTCCAATTAACCAAGTACAagaatttatttaccaaatttattcaaagaatcaaaatcaTTTACACTCATCAAAATGcctttgaaaattgaaaaatacagAGTGTATGTGATACATGAAACCTTTGGCAACAAAGCCTACACTTATGGATCACACGACAGAGTCCTTGGCCGATTTCTTAACCTCATGATTGTCTTTATCTTGATGAACCATGTTCAAAAGTTGACCACCATCCTTATCTTTAATCtgaaacaatgataataataataatatttaaaaaatagcaTCATTTTCTAGCTTCCTATTATTTTTCACACAAATTTGCTCAGAGATGCAGAGAAATGAaatgagaaattattatttcatacCTGAGACCCCATTGAGAGATCAACCGTTTGTTTCTTCTTGTTTTCCTGAGTACAGAAATATGAATACAATCCCATTCCAAAAACTGCTATCATAATACCAATAATGTTCCTCTCAGTGAAAGGGTCATGCAGTAATGTATAACCAAAAGCAAGAACAAGGCATGTCTTTAGATGGCCAAGCACTTGGTATGTCACCGGAGATGTCTTCCCTATTACCAAAAAGGTGCTGAAGTTCACCGACACCGCTATTAGGCAAGACAGGACGATGAAGCCCTGCATGTTGCACAGTCAATTTCAGAaccatatatgaaatttttttttatctaggtTCCTAGACTAAAAGCAGCTTATGAGCGCTCGGTTGGTCCTGGTCTTTAATTCAAAATCCAGGATAAGAGCCTCACTGCATGTAACTACAAGATATGTATAAGcaagtatatatacataccaagACTATAGGAGAATATTTATAGGCGAAGACATTTTGCTTGCTGAGGAATTGATCTACCAAAGGGCCAGAGACAAACAGAATAGCTGCTTGAAATGGAGCTGACTGGTATAGAAGCTGTGTTGAGGAGACATTCAGCCTCTTTTGTATTGTGTTTGTCAGCTGAAATTCAACACCAGGTTAAGGAATACTGCTCTGCTTTTAAGCCAACTAACTTAAAAGCTTTAACGCTGTCGGTGATCAttaaacttcaaaaataaagaaaggaatTAAGGATACAATTTGGCCAACGCAGGTCGTTACAATGGCAAGAAGGGAGAGAATTGATCCAAGCATATTGAGCTGGAGATCAGTCACAGAGGCAATGCCTACTCCAAGGAGTAGGAGGGAAAGAGAGAACTTTATCCTTTGGCTGCAACAAAatgaagcagaagaagaaggatcAGATTATATATACAAAGATCTTGAAATTACCTTTTTCAAAAAGCATAAAACGTATAATGTAATTACCTGAATTGCTTTTTCAGAAAAATTGTTTCTAGTAATACAGTAAATGGTATAATTGCAAGCTTGGTCATCTGCAAAAATCAAGCATTGTCAAAAGTGGATTAACATATACACAATTACGTCAGAA includes:
- the LOC107411368 gene encoding UDP-xylose transporter 1; the encoded protein is MGEMSGFQLGVIGALFLSVASSVSIVICNKALMSNLGFPFATTLTSWHLMVTFCTLHAAQRLNFFENKPIDMKTVILFGILNGVSIGFLNLSLGFNSIGFYQMTKLAIIPFTVLLETIFLKKQFSQRIKFSLSLLLLGVGIASVTDLQLNMLGSILSLLAIVTTCVGQILTNTIQKRLNVSSTQLLYQSAPFQAAILFVSGPLVDQFLSKQNVFAYKYSPIVLGFIVLSCLIAVSVNFSTFLVIGKTSPVTYQVLGHLKTCLVLAFGYTLLHDPFTERNIIGIMIAVFGMGLYSYFCTQENKKKQTVDLSMGSQIKDKDGGQLLNMVHQDKDNHEVKKSAKDSVV